In the genome of Mycobacterium kansasii ATCC 12478, one region contains:
- a CDS encoding amino acid deaminase/aldolase: MPEVGPEQRADEPVRLDAQGRLQRYEKAFAALDAPFAFIDLDAMWANAAQLLSLAGDKPIRVASKSLRCRPLQREILDSNVRFDGLMTFTLAETLWLADHGFDNLLLAYPTTDRAALPQLGELTAEDPERAPIVMVDSVEHLDLIESATAQPVRLCLDLDAGYWRAGGRVKIGPKRSPLHTPEQIRALAVEIARRPSLTLVALMSYEGHIAGFGDNVAGKSAQNAAVRWMQRRSFAELRERRARAVELLRDVADIKIVNAGGTGDLQLVAQEPAITEATAGSGFYAPTLFDSYSTFTLRPAAIFALPVCRRPAGDTVTALGGGYLASGVGAKDRMPTPYLPSGLKLDPMEGTGEVQTPLSGPAARRLQIGDKVYFRHTKAGELCERFDRLYLVRGAQIVDAVPTYRGEGRAFL; encoded by the coding sequence GTGCCTGAGGTGGGTCCCGAGCAGCGTGCCGACGAGCCGGTCAGGCTCGACGCGCAGGGCCGGCTGCAGCGGTATGAGAAGGCTTTCGCCGCCCTGGACGCGCCGTTTGCCTTCATCGACCTCGACGCGATGTGGGCCAATGCGGCTCAGCTGCTTTCCCTCGCGGGTGACAAGCCGATCCGGGTGGCGTCGAAGTCCTTGCGGTGCAGGCCTTTACAGCGCGAAATCCTCGATTCGAACGTTCGGTTCGACGGGCTGATGACCTTCACGCTGGCCGAGACTCTGTGGCTGGCCGACCACGGCTTCGACAACCTGCTACTCGCCTATCCGACGACCGATCGGGCGGCACTGCCCCAACTAGGCGAGCTGACCGCAGAGGACCCCGAACGGGCGCCGATCGTGATGGTCGACAGCGTCGAACACCTCGACCTGATCGAAAGCGCAACCGCGCAGCCGGTGCGGCTGTGCCTGGACCTCGACGCCGGCTACTGGCGCGCCGGCGGGCGGGTGAAAATCGGGCCCAAGCGGTCGCCATTGCATACGCCGGAACAGATACGTGCGCTCGCGGTGGAGATCGCACGCCGGCCGTCGCTGACCCTGGTGGCGTTGATGTCCTATGAGGGCCACATCGCCGGGTTCGGCGACAACGTGGCCGGCAAGTCCGCCCAGAATGCGGCCGTTCGGTGGATGCAGCGGCGGTCCTTCGCGGAGTTGCGGGAACGCCGCGCCCGCGCCGTCGAGCTGCTGCGTGATGTCGCCGACATCAAGATCGTCAACGCCGGCGGCACCGGCGACCTTCAGCTGGTTGCCCAGGAGCCGGCGATCACCGAGGCCACGGCAGGCTCTGGGTTCTACGCGCCGACGCTGTTCGACTCGTATTCGACGTTCACGTTGCGGCCGGCGGCGATCTTCGCGCTGCCGGTCTGCCGCCGCCCCGCCGGCGACACCGTGACCGCGCTCGGGGGCGGCTATCTGGCCAGCGGGGTCGGCGCGAAAGACCGCATGCCCACCCCCTACCTGCCGAGCGGGCTCAAACTGGACCCGATGGAAGGCACCGGTGAGGTCCAGACGCCATTGTCGGGCCCGGCGGCCCGGCGACTGCAGATCGGCGACAAGGTGTATTTCCGGCACACCAAGGCCGGCGAGCTGTGTGAGCGCTTCGATCGGTTGTATCTGGTTCGGGGCGCGCAGATCGTCGACGCCGTCCCGACCTACCGGGGTGAGGGTCGCGCTTTTCTCTAA
- a CDS encoding M28 family metallopeptidase: MTAITALPTELATMREVIETLAPIERGAGDPGEQEAAAKIVEYLRAAGAQNARIEEEQFYDGYPQLHAKLSAVGVGAAIAGLISRRLRVLAGLAGLGAGLAIADDCSNGVRVVRKKLQKPRTTWNVVAEAGDPTGKRTVVVCAHHDAAHSGKFFEPGYQRFFVERFPGIVERIDTSLPNWWPSILAPAVAGAGALRGSRKMMLAGAAMSAIGVAAFTDIARSPIVPGANDNLSAVALIVALAERLRDRPVQGVRVLLVSLGAEEQLQGGIYGFIARHKSQLDRDHTYFLNFDTVGSPELIMLEGEGTTIMEDYYHRPFRDLVARAAERADAPLRRGLRSRNSTDAVIMSRGGYPTACFSSFDRHKALSNYHQMSDTPENVVYETVVHATTVAESVVRELAR, translated from the coding sequence ATGACTGCGATCACCGCATTGCCGACCGAATTGGCCACGATGCGTGAGGTCATCGAGACACTCGCACCGATCGAACGCGGTGCCGGAGATCCCGGCGAGCAGGAGGCTGCGGCCAAGATCGTCGAGTACCTGCGCGCCGCCGGTGCACAGAATGCGCGGATCGAAGAGGAACAGTTCTACGACGGCTATCCGCAGCTGCACGCCAAGCTGTCGGCGGTCGGGGTCGGCGCCGCGATCGCCGGTCTGATCAGCCGTCGTTTGCGGGTGCTTGCCGGGCTGGCGGGACTTGGCGCAGGGCTGGCGATCGCCGACGACTGTTCCAACGGGGTACGCGTCGTGCGCAAGAAACTCCAAAAGCCCCGAACGACATGGAATGTCGTGGCCGAAGCCGGCGACCCCACCGGCAAGCGGACGGTCGTGGTGTGCGCTCATCACGACGCCGCACACAGCGGCAAGTTCTTCGAACCCGGCTATCAGCGGTTCTTCGTCGAGCGATTCCCGGGGATCGTCGAGCGCATCGACACCTCACTGCCGAACTGGTGGCCGTCGATCCTGGCGCCGGCGGTGGCCGGCGCCGGCGCGCTGCGGGGCAGCCGCAAGATGATGCTTGCCGGGGCCGCGATGAGCGCGATCGGGGTGGCGGCGTTCACCGACATCGCCCGCAGCCCGATCGTGCCGGGAGCCAACGACAACCTATCCGCCGTCGCGCTGATCGTCGCGTTGGCCGAGCGGCTACGTGACCGCCCGGTGCAGGGTGTGCGGGTGCTGCTGGTGTCGCTGGGCGCCGAGGAGCAATTGCAGGGTGGCATCTACGGTTTCATCGCCCGCCACAAGTCTCAGCTGGACCGTGACCACACGTACTTCCTCAACTTCGACACCGTCGGCTCGCCCGAACTCATCATGCTTGAGGGCGAGGGCACCACGATCATGGAGGACTACTACCACCGGCCCTTCCGCGACCTGGTGGCCCGAGCGGCCGAACGCGCTGACGCACCGCTGCGGCGGGGACTGCGATCGCGCAACAGCACCGACGCAGTGATCATGAGTCGTGGAGGCTACCCGACCGCCTGCTTTTCTTCCTTCGACCGCCACAAAGCGCTGTCGAATTACCACCAGATGTCAGATACACCAGAGAATGTCGTCTACGAGACGGTGGTGCACGCGACAACGGTGGCCGAATCCGTGGTGCGAGAGCTGGCCCGGTGA
- a CDS encoding D-arabinono-1,4-lactone oxidase: MSTVWRNWAGEQLCAPSQIVRPTSEAELAEVVVKAAQRGERVRAVGTGHSFTDCACTDGVMVDMAGMQRVIDVDVATGLATVQGGARLHPLFAQLAERGLGLENQGDIDKQSITGATATATHGTGARFTNVSAQVVSLRLVTAGGDILTLSEGDDYLAARVSIGALGVISQVTLRVVPLFTLHRDDELRPLADTLERLDEQVDGNDHFEFFVFPYGDTALTRTTRRSDEKPRPLPVWKRRINDYAENAALSLICRTGRQFPSAAPALNRLMTNLMSPATVQDHGWKVYASARNVKFTEMEYAIPREHAREGVQRVIDLVRRRNLPIMFPLEVRFGAPDDAFLSTAHDRDTCYIAVHQYTGMEFETYFRAVEEIMDEYAGRPHWGKRHYQSAGTLRDRYPAWDSFAAVRDRLDPDRVFLNDYTRRVLGP, translated from the coding sequence GTGAGCACCGTGTGGCGCAACTGGGCTGGCGAGCAGTTGTGCGCGCCGTCGCAGATTGTCCGGCCCACTTCAGAAGCCGAGTTGGCGGAGGTCGTCGTCAAGGCTGCGCAGCGCGGCGAACGGGTGCGCGCCGTCGGCACCGGGCATTCGTTCACTGACTGCGCCTGCACCGACGGCGTGATGGTCGACATGGCCGGCATGCAGCGGGTCATCGACGTGGATGTGGCGACCGGTCTGGCGACGGTGCAGGGCGGGGCCAGGCTGCACCCGCTGTTCGCCCAGCTGGCCGAGCGCGGGCTGGGCCTGGAGAACCAGGGCGACATCGACAAGCAGTCGATCACCGGGGCGACTGCGACCGCCACGCACGGCACCGGGGCGCGCTTCACCAACGTGTCGGCGCAGGTCGTTTCGCTGCGATTGGTCACCGCCGGTGGCGACATCCTGACCCTGTCGGAGGGTGATGACTACCTGGCAGCACGGGTGTCGATCGGCGCGTTGGGCGTCATCTCTCAGGTGACCCTGCGGGTGGTGCCGCTGTTCACGCTGCATCGCGACGACGAGCTGCGCCCGCTGGCCGATACGCTGGAGCGACTCGACGAGCAGGTGGACGGCAACGACCACTTCGAGTTCTTCGTGTTTCCCTACGGCGATACGGCGCTGACCCGCACCACGCGCCGCAGCGACGAGAAGCCCAGGCCGCTGCCGGTGTGGAAACGCCGGATCAACGACTACGCCGAAAACGCGGCGCTGAGCCTGATCTGCCGCACCGGTCGTCAATTCCCCAGTGCCGCACCGGCATTGAACCGACTCATGACGAACTTGATGTCGCCGGCCACCGTCCAGGATCATGGCTGGAAGGTCTACGCGAGCGCACGCAACGTCAAGTTCACCGAGATGGAATACGCGATTCCCCGCGAGCATGCGCGCGAGGGCGTCCAGCGGGTCATCGACCTCGTTCGCCGCCGCAACCTGCCAATCATGTTCCCGCTCGAGGTCCGTTTCGGTGCCCCCGACGATGCCTTCCTGTCGACCGCGCATGACCGCGACACCTGCTACATCGCCGTGCACCAGTACACCGGCATGGAGTTCGAAACCTATTTCCGCGCCGTCGAAGAGATCATGGACGAATATGCGGGCCGTCCGCATTGGGGTAAGCGCCACTATCAGAGCGCCGGCACGCTTCGTGATCGGTATCCCGCTTGGGATAGCTTCGCGGCGGTCCGCGATCGCCTCGACCCCGACAGGGTCTTCCTCAACGACTACACCCGGCGGGTCCTCGGCCCCTGA
- a CDS encoding wax ester/triacylglycerol synthase domain-containing protein has translation MTEFMRNSDAFTWAMETDPRLRSTVVTVVLLDRSPDWDQIRQRFDLISRELPMFRQRVVESPPPAPPRWEYDADFDLDYHMRRVAVSGAGTLDDVLEMARVAAMQDFDRARALWEATLIEGLHDGAAAVICKFHHALTDGVGGIQIAMRLFDLSEEHYELESLPAAPEVPQPSRLEGYRDSWRYSASLLTNVVTGTARQVPQLVYGTIRRPISTLRSAAANAASVYRTVRPLNRTGSSLIRERGLIRRLGVHEVPRLQLRDAAHRCGGALNDAFVAGVAGGLRIYHEKHGVAVGDLHLTMPISLRTNTDDMGGNRITLMRFDIPVGEADPAKRIKAIHERVGAVRQEKSLPYTQMIAGVLNLMPRWYIGSVLRHVDFLTSDVPGIPVPVFLGGAAVRTQYAFGPTIGSAVNVTLLSYVDTCSLGIDVDTAAIPDYDVFHDALVAGFDEVLALAG, from the coding sequence ATGACTGAATTCATGCGCAACAGCGATGCCTTTACCTGGGCGATGGAAACTGACCCACGGCTGCGGTCCACGGTGGTCACGGTCGTGCTGCTGGATCGATCCCCGGACTGGGACCAGATCCGCCAACGCTTCGATCTGATCAGCCGGGAACTACCGATGTTTCGCCAGCGGGTGGTGGAATCTCCGCCACCCGCACCGCCGCGGTGGGAGTACGACGCGGACTTCGACTTGGACTATCACATGCGGCGGGTGGCCGTTTCGGGAGCCGGCACCCTCGACGATGTGCTCGAGATGGCCCGAGTGGCCGCTATGCAGGATTTCGACCGGGCCCGGGCCCTCTGGGAGGCGACGCTGATCGAGGGCCTGCACGACGGCGCCGCGGCGGTGATCTGCAAGTTCCACCATGCCCTCACCGACGGTGTCGGAGGCATCCAGATCGCGATGCGGCTATTCGACCTTTCCGAAGAGCATTACGAGCTGGAGTCACTGCCCGCCGCACCGGAGGTACCCCAGCCGTCTCGCTTGGAGGGGTACCGCGATTCGTGGCGCTATAGCGCCTCGTTGCTTACCAACGTGGTGACCGGCACGGCACGGCAGGTACCGCAACTGGTGTACGGCACTATCCGGCGGCCCATCTCGACGCTCCGGTCGGCAGCGGCCAACGCGGCGTCGGTCTACCGGACGGTCCGGCCTCTCAACCGCACCGGTTCATCACTGATCAGGGAACGCGGCCTGATCCGGCGCCTCGGGGTGCACGAGGTGCCGCGGCTGCAATTGCGCGATGCCGCGCACCGGTGTGGCGGTGCGCTCAACGATGCGTTTGTCGCCGGGGTGGCCGGCGGGTTACGCATCTATCACGAAAAACACGGCGTCGCGGTTGGCGATTTGCATCTGACCATGCCGATCAGCTTGCGGACAAACACCGATGACATGGGTGGAAACCGAATCACGTTGATGCGGTTCGACATTCCCGTCGGGGAGGCTGACCCGGCGAAACGGATCAAGGCCATTCACGAGCGCGTCGGCGCGGTGCGGCAGGAAAAGTCGCTGCCCTACACCCAGATGATTGCCGGCGTTCTCAACCTGATGCCGCGTTGGTACATCGGCTCGGTGCTGCGTCACGTTGATTTCCTGACCAGTGACGTTCCCGGTATCCCGGTGCCGGTGTTCCTCGGAGGTGCGGCAGTGCGCACGCAATACGCGTTCGGCCCGACGATCGGCTCGGCCGTCAACGTCACGCTGCTGTCCTATGTCGACACCTGCTCACTGGGCATCGACGTCGACACCGCCGCGATCCCCGACTACGACGTCTTCCATGACGCTCTCGTCGCCGGCTTCGACGAAGTATTGGCGCTCGCAGGCTAA